The proteins below come from a single Deltaproteobacteria bacterium genomic window:
- a CDS encoding type II toxin-antitoxin system RelE/ParE family toxin, protein MIRSFKYKETEKIFRRTFSRKFPGRIQLTAFRKLRMLNRAMTLEDLRVPPANRLEKLAGDRKGPFSIRINDQWRICFAWKKGDAYQVEIADYH, encoded by the coding sequence ATGATCCGATCCTTTAAATACAAAGAAACAGAAAAGATATTTCGACGGACCTTCTCTCGCAAGTTTCCCGGCAGAATTCAGCTAACAGCCTTTCGAAAGTTAAGAATGCTGAATCGAGCTATGACCTTGGAGGATTTAAGGGTTCCACCGGCTAATCGCCTTGAAAAGTTGGCCGGTGATCGAAAAGGTCCGTTTAGTATTCGTATTAATGATCAGTGGCGTATTTGCTTCGCCTGGAAAAAAGGCGATGCCTATCAGGTCGAAATAGCCGATTATCACTAA